The Candidatus Flexicrinis proximus sequence CCCGCATACGCTGGACGGTAAAGTCGACGGTGCGGAGGGCGGCCAAATCGAGAAAGTGACGACTCTGCCGCATCTGGTCTCGCGCGAAATGGTGTTCGCGCTGGTGATGACCGGGGTCATTCTACTGTGGTCGGTGTGGGTCAATGCCCCGTTGGAAGCCGCCGCGAACCCCGATCACAGCCCGAACCCGGCGAAGGCGGCCTGGTACTTCATGGGTCTTCAGGAACTGCTGCTTCACTTTCATCCACTGTTTGGAGCGATCATCATCCCAGGGCTGGGTCTGGGAGCGCTGATCCTCTTGCCCTATCAGCGCTTCGATCTGAGTGCCGAGGGCGTCTGGTTCCGCTCCAAGAAAGGGCGTCAGATGGCCGTGGTGGGCATGATAACAGCGATGATCGCTGTACCGGCCTTTGTCGTGCTGGATGAATATGTCCTTGATCTGCCAGGCATGCTTCCCAGCCTCCCCACCCTCATTAGTAACGGGTGGCTGCCGCTGGCAGCACTGCTGCTCTTGCTGATCGGCTACTACGACGGAATAAAGCGCCTTTTCAAGGCAAGCGCTTGCGAGACCCGCCAGAGTGTTTTCGTGCTGCTGGTCACCTCATTTATCGTTTTGACGATCATCGGCGTGGCTTTTCGCGGCGAAGGTATGGCCCTGATGCTGCCGTGGGAGGTGCTGTGATGACCGAAAACACACTGTCACGCCGCGATTTTCTCAATATCGCCTGGGGCGCGGCCGGCGCGCTGGCTCTCGTTGAAACCGGAGGCGTCGTACTCAGCTTCTTCTCGCCGCGCGTGGTCGAGGGCGAGTTTGGCGGGGTCATCGACGCCGGCGCAGCCGACACCTTCGCGGTCGGCAGCGTTACGCCGTTCACGCAGGGCCGCTTCTATCTGGTTCGCATGCCAGATGGCGGTTTTCTGGCGCTGTACCGCAAGTGTACGCATCTCGGCTGCGTCGTGCCCTGGAATCCGGCGGAAGGGCGGTTCGTCTGTCCCTGCCACGCCTCGGCCTTCGAGATCGACGGACAGGTCATCAATCCACCGGCGCCCCGCCCGCTGGATCGCTTCGCGGTAACTATCGTGGACGGGATAGTAAGGGTGGATACCGGCACGCCGATTCAGCGCGACCGAAC is a genomic window containing:
- a CDS encoding Rieske 2Fe-2S domain-containing protein, whose translation is MTENTLSRRDFLNIAWGAAGALALVETGGVVLSFFSPRVVEGEFGGVIDAGAADTFAVGSVTPFTQGRFYLVRMPDGGFLALYRKCTHLGCVVPWNPAEGRFVCPCHASAFEIDGQVINPPAPRPLDRFAVTIVDGIVRVDTGTPIQRDRTSPDDLVYAEVAP